CTTTCTTTACTTAGCTACAAAAGTCATTTGgggacttaaaaataaattatagcattccttttttttttttaaagatattctttGCTATTCTGGCTTAACGTTTTCCTAAATTTACTTAAAAGTAGAACTAAGTTCTTTGGTAataccatgtacacacactctctctttctctccagtctctccccctccccccagtggtACAGATGCTGCGTCATCTCAATAATATGAAAAGAATTCACAGCCCACTGCACCTTCAAAGCGTAACATACCCAAGGTCTATTTGTTAGTTGTTCATCACTAACAACAACTGGAACCTGTGAAGCTGCACATGGTGActcgcctgtaatcctagcatctgggaggctgaggcaggagggttgctgtgagttccagtccaacctgggctacacagtgaattctggGTCAGATGAGCTGCAGTATGAGACTCTCGTCACGAAGAGCAAAAATGTGCTTATGTTCAAAATGCTATCTGTTGAGTTACAGCCTGGGACGTGTGGCAGGCCACGCTGCGGCGAGGCCTTGAGCACCGCGATCGCCCACTCTGCGTGCAGCGTGTGACGTGTGGCAGGCCACGCTGCGGCGAGGCCTTGAGCACCGCGATCGCCCACTCCGCGTGCAGCGTGTGACATGTGGCAGGCCACGCTGCGGCGAGGCCCTGAGCACCGCGATCGCCCACTCCGCGTGCAGCGTGTGACGTGTGGCAGGCCACGCTGCGGTGAGGCCTTGAGCACCGCGATCGCCCACTCTGCGTGCAGCCAGCGTGTGACGTGTGGCAGGCCACGCTGCGGCGAGGCCTTGAGCACAGCGATCGTCCACTCCGCGGGCAGCGTGTGCGCAGCCATAGACTAACAGGGGCGGCAGGTGCCAATCAAACTTCACATACACCAAAACCCCCAAACTCAAATTTCATCTAAGTCCCATGACACAGAATTACTATTTGTCAATCAtttgaaaatgtaagaaaatcCTCATGTCATGGTTGTTATGCCAGACCAGGCCTGAAAGTGTGGTTTTCTTATTTCTCATCTAAATAAGTTAATTCTGTATTACTTTTATACTGCTAATTGGCAGAgaagttatataaaataattacattcttCCACTAGAACTACAATGTAGTTAAATGCCTtcctatttaaataaaatataatcattctATCTTCAAAAACTATCTTTCCAAAGAAACAGAGAGTACTAAAAGTAcatttatctaataaaatagatataaGTTGGATTATAAAACCATTATATACTTTAAATCTTTAACATTGATTAACCTGTCCATTTATTTTgcgtatgtgtatgcatgagtgccTTGGCACATACCTGAAGTCAGAGGAAAACCCTACAGAGTGTCTCCTCtaaccacgtgggtcccaggatcaagctcaggtcttcaggtGTGGCGGCTAgggcctttactcactgagccatctgcctggCCCAGCCCAACTCTGCTTTAAACCGCACTGGATAATGGCAGCACGCGCCTGAAATGCCAACACCTGTAAGGCGGAAGCAGGAGGACAGAGTTCCAAGCCCTGGGTTACACTTGCCACgaaatataaatacagaaaaaagaaaaagaaaaagaagttcaaCTTACTTCAGTTACATTTtactttggtaatgttccatttaCAAGGGCAGAAATAAGGGCTCAGTAACAAATAcctgatttttaaagtttacaaagTCACACAGATGTACTTCTTTACATAAAGCCTACAGGGGCGatggagaaaatatttcagaCTAAGAATCTGGCGCAATCTGCGGCTCTTCTGAGAGGGACGCACCCGTCCTCGGCCGTTTAGGAGATGGCTCTTCGTAATTCTCTGTAACTAAGCCAGAAAATCCATTTTAGAggatttttaacagctgaatacacttttctgttttaataaaaagagattcTCAAGATGTTTTTCATTCAGTCAACTTGAACATTGCTatggatttattattttaacaaaacAAGCCTATTAGACTAAACCACATACTATGTTAAAACTTGAAACATTCTGAACTAAGTGGCCAGGGGTCACAAACAAAATGACTGGAACTAGCTTAGTTTCCTTACTTCCCAGTacatgcgcatgcgcgcgcgcgcgcgtgcacgcgcacacacacacacacacacacacacacacacacacacacacacacacacactatgttaAAAGTATTCTACTCTACCCTGCATTCTAAAGAACTCACCTAGGCTGAGGGTCTTCCTCTCATAGAGCGCAGCAGCGGGAATCTGGAAGGTGATGCACAGCATTTCCTTGTTAGGGGCCACGTTTCTTACGAGGTGAACAGaactcctggcctccatggaaaTGCCTAGCACAGCTCCAGCTCGCTGACAAACGTCCGAGGCCGGATCGGCTTCTTTGGAGAAACAGTAACAGTGCACTGTGGGGAGGCACTCACTGCTGCACGGCTGCCCATCTAGAAGGGATCTGAAAACACTGAGAAACTCTATGGCCTTTGCTGGCAAGTTCATGACAATATGGACAGAGGGTTTTGCTTCGGTTGACGGTCCTAGCCGAAGCATTAATTCCTCTCTGACTGGTCCTTGGAGAAAGTCTTTTCCATCCATATTAAAGACTTTCACTTTTTGGTCAACTTTATTCAGTTTACAATTGTGCAACAGCCACTTATGGGACTCAGGATTGAGATCATTGGCAAACACTGTGCAATTTTTCCTTGCGGCTGGTATGGCAAATGGCCCAACCCCGGCAAAAACATCAAACAAGACATCTCCAGGACTAAGAAGTTCAGTGATCCGGCTGTGTTCAGTAGAGAGACGAGGATTCCAATAGACTTTAGAGAAATCAAACTCATATGTGTAGTTGTTTTCTCGAACCTGAAAAAGGCATGCTGTTTTTAGTTCATCTCAATGGATTTCACGTTTGACCACTGAAACTGGATATAggttatacatgtacacatgagaGCTTGCATGTAAATGTTACTGTCACCATTTCTGGGGCCACTTAATATCTTGCATTAACCTTCCTCATGAGGAAAGCCAGCTCTCCAAAGCCAAACAGTTGTTCCCATCCTAAAGGGTCACAAAGCTGATTCCAAGTCACATGAGGAGTCTTGCAGAAAGGCCAACTAACTGGCTAATGTCAccagatagagaaagaaaacaacagtagTCATCTGAAAGCTTCCTGTTGTAAGCACGGCCAaacagcaagggagggaggggcctctACAGCATTCAAGTTGCAGGAGAGACATGATCAAGACATCGCTAATATTTTTAGATAATTACTAAAATTCTGCAAATTTCATGTCTATAAAGTAGACATTTTAAGCACCTCATTTCATGAACAAAGAATGAAAGGCCAGAAACTTCCTAGCTTAGACAAATCTGAGACGTtgttcttctgtttcctgagtcttaATTTCATTTAGGCGTATGTCCTCCCCCCTGACCAAACCAGAGGCTTCTGGCCAGAGCTGGGATATTTCCTaagtttctgcctcctgaaagtGCCCAGGAATAACATGGCAGGTAAAGTGCTTCAAAAACTACTTTGCACACACAGCTTGCTGTCACTAACTGCCCATGGGCAATTAACTGCAATATACAGAGAGCTAAAGATTCTTTACTGATGGACTGCTCCATCCTTCTAGCATCCTAGCAAGATCCTCCTCCACACTCTGGAGTGTGTAAGCTGCTCACAGCCTTAGACAGCACTTCAAGAAGTTTAGGAATATGTGCTGTGTTGATTCTAAGCATCTCCTGGAGCTGGTCGACAGTGCAGTACCTTGGTCAGCATATCCTCCTCTCCAGACAGCACTTCCATTTGGAAATTTCGGTATGTATTGTCAATGTTGCTTGTTTTATTAACTGCAGAGGTGATTCCTGGGTTTTTGTCAATCATAACTTGGCCTAAAAGGTGAAAATTCATTATAAATACTGCTTATTGTTGGTGAAATTCAAACTTAAAAAATGTAACAGAagttaattacattttcttttggtttacaAATAAAACCTGTACTTGGTGTGTGTGATTCCACCTGTAATTCTAAAAATCAAAGAGATAAGCTGATGACTGACAGCCTACAGCACATATAGGAAACTTATGGGTATCTTCAACATTTTCTGGTCCAATGGAAACTTATGGTccattgtttttccatattttcGTTAAACATACTCAAATAAAAGACTGATTGACCATATGAATCTCATAATGGAATGAGAAGCTGTGAAGACCCTGacaacaaatggtcctgggagTACCAGCAACGACATATCTGGTCTCTTTGGCCTCAGACCAAAGGTTTCTTTTACTGTGGGTTTGAAGCAAATGCCTCCAGTTTGGAAATGTGTATCAGCAAGCAATGTTTACAACCAAGGAGACACACATTCCTCAGAGTCTGACCTAAATTAACAATGTTCTCTTACTTAAATTGTTCTTTTAGTCAAATATTTATCACAGCAGAAAAGCTACAAAGACAATGATGCACATCAGAAGGGACTTACTGTTACAGCCTTTAATTAAGTCGGTATCTTTCTGTCAACACTTTAAGATTTTATAAAGCTCTATATGCTgtcatttcagaaagaaaagaacttcaTCTTTAAGTTAGTAAATGTACTGAATATAAGTTCACTGAAATACAATGGGAATTTCAGAATTCAGAATGcaataaaataatgaatcaaTGTTCTTATTTATCACATTCTGCTTTACATATCCAacacaattaaaacattttctttgaaaatttgcaCCATGAGTTTTGAAGCTATTAACCcccttctccaactcctcccagatccggCCCTTCCCTACCCATCCGACTTCTGTGACTGcttccccgccacccccccccccccccatcaagtCCAATGTGTGATGTGCACGTACTcatggatgtgtggccttccactgacTGCTATGATATAAAACTTAACtttaagtgacattttaaaacattaaaagcaatTCTATAATTCCACAGCAAAACCTTAGGGCTTTGAATGTACTTGATAAGCCTGGTGAGTTGTCTCCCCAGACGGAAACGGTTCACTTTTAACCCTTGAGCACCCCCACCATTTTATGTGAACTTAGAAAACTAAAGCGGCCAAAGAATGTTTAGAGCGAGGGTGGGCAGGTACTTTGTGAAGGCCCACATCTGACACTGCACCGAGTCCCCCACTCCAAGTATCACCACTGTACAGAACCGACGTCGTTgttaataaaaacagagaagaaagtagAGTGGCATTATCAAGTCCTGCCCAGGCAAAACCCTCAACACTGCATTTTAAAGCTGGGAATAATTCCTACACGCTTTGAAAATAATTGTGTCTAAAAGAGTAACCTACAGAATGCATTTATACCAAGTACTTACATAAAATATGATTTTGATTAGCCTTCTATCCAAAAAATAAAGGCTTTGGGTTTCTCTGGAGCTACAATACTGTCAGGTGTACTTAAGATGTTTCTCAGAGGCTAGGAACACTtccaaaaaaaattctttttaggtGCTTAACATAAAAAAGAGCCTTAATTAGCTAAATCAGTAAGTGAACAGCATTTTGTATACTTGACTCTGAAACAGCCACAGGTTTGAAACATAGTGAACATTGTCCCAGAGGCCTAATGGCTTTTTGAACCAAAAGATTTTTGTTCAGTATAGAACAGAGCTTTGTTTTGTGTATCAGGAGACCCAAAAGACTGTGCCAACTCTGCGACTGCGAAGAAGATATTCCAAAACATTCTTCAAAAAGGAGGATGGTGCTACCATCTGGCTTCAAATTAAAACGAAACTACCCTGTGtctgtaaataaaaaatttaaacattaagaTTAGAATTAGCCCTTTTTTCTAGACCACGACCCTGACTATATTACACCTACCAATTAAATGCTTGAACGGCAGCTGATGGTCCCGGAGGTTCATATGTGCAATATGCCCAACCCGGCTGAACCCAGACGTCACATCTTGACCCTCAGGAAGCACAGCTCTCAAAATTTCTTCTGACTTAAAATTTTCATAAGTCAGTTCTAAGTTGTATTCGGACAACTGCGGGTTAACACCGAGTTCTTTTAAAACACTGAGCTCTGCTTTCTCAAAGGAATCAACGGTAAGCATCCTGTAGGGATCCAGCATGATCAGTCTACTGTCCTCGTCCTCAGGGTCTTCAATCACGCGCTTTATGCCGGGCCGCTGCAGGGCTACCCTCTTGAGGGCTCGCATCAATCTACTGACCACTTCCTTCCTCACTTTAAGCACTGGGATGgacactgtctttttaaaagctgCTCTATCAAGTTTTGTCATTCCTCGGACATCAGAGGGTGGTGAAAATAATTCAGTATCTCTCACGCTTGCTTCTATTTCTGGCATGGTTGAGAATCCTTGTCTctgacaccacaagaaaatacTAGATGCTTCCCTAAGCCTCGGTACCGACGTCTTCCTTGTCAGTGCAAACAAAGACACTGATTTATTGGGGGGACACCATTCTACCTGCAGAAGTCTTCTTGAGAATCCAAATGGCTTCCATAAGATTCtaggaaaaatattcaaaaagtaCCATCAAGCTGTATACACATTCACAATGGCTTTTGAGGATGAGCATATAAGTTCTCTTTTAGATCACTTGCCAAGTGCTAACAAAAAGTCTGGATAGCAAGGTAGGACAGCCTCTCCTGCAGTACAGAATGATTCTTCAGCCTCCCTATGCCCAAGGAACTCTATAGAACACTCAGAGAACTGGAAGTATGAAATTTGAGTTAAGGGACATCTAAAAATGAAATGGTCACTATATAGGATGCCACCAATGGCAAGATTTCCTAGGCTATTCTTACGGACTGCTGTACCagatactgttatgaattgcgTAAGCTAAGGAACAGGTTAATCGCCCAAAGTTGTGTGGCCGGTAAGTGGCTCAGCAAGCCAACTGTGTAGAAAGCTTGCATGGCACGCATGAAGCCTTGGGGTCTATCCTCAGCATCACACAGTGTGAGGCATGGTGGTTCCTGCCTGTATCTCAGCATAAGGAGTAAGAGAGAAGCATTAgccgttcaaggccagcctgggatgcatttGAGACCAGAcctcacaaaaacagaaacctgGGTTAAGAATGACCTTGAGCACTGGGGATACAGGCCAGCTGCAAGAGTGCGTGCATGAATCCATGGCTCTTAGCACtgcaaaagccaggcatggtagtgcagaCCTCTGACCTCGACACTCCACtcggaaggcaggaggatcagaagttccaggccagcctggatacaCGAGGCAGTCTCCCTCCCCACATGGCCTTAGTATACTGCTAGGTTGCCATTCATACTGTACTGTCATGTGGTTTCGGTGTTTTGATATGGAGGCTTTGCTGTGTTGTTTGAAgcacatttcatttcatttcaaagtATCAAGTGGTAAAGGGTCCTGTTACAGAGCCCTATAATATAAACAAAGAtttacactatatatataaacTAGATTCACACTAGTACTTAACGAACTAGACCAACACTGAGTCAATCTAGGTGTCCATTTTCCATTTGTAAAATGTGGATTAAAACCATGGAACGATTTCCGTGGTACTGGGAATCTAGCCCTGGGCATTAGTCATGCCCGGCTTATCGTTCTACCACTAACTTACACCCCAGCCCTCACCAGGCATCTGACCAAGGGCTTTGGCCTTGGCTTAGCAGCCAATGGACTAAGAGATGGATGGCCTGGCGGCTTTTTTTGCGCACCTTGGGCGGGAGACGACAGCGTGGCTTCTGCACTGGATCGTCAGGTCTTTCGCATCACCCTGGACCCTGCGGCCCCCTCACCTGCCGCACTTTCCCAAGTCCAGCGTCTTTCGACTAGAACTCTCACCTCATGCTCTGGTGCAGCTCGGAAATGGGTCTGCGGCTGCTGAGCGTGGCCTCGATGATGTCATCACTGTTGGCCGCAAAGGCCTCATACAGTCAGACCTGGTGGACTCACGCTTCTCTTCCTGGTCGCGGGTGAGGTACGGGAGCCCGGAAGGACCAAGCCCGTAACTCCGCCCCTCACGCGGCTCAGCCGGGGCGTGTGGTGCCGGGACAGCTGCTCGCCGATGGACTTGGCAGTCGGTCGCGGAGCAACATGCAGTCGTCTCCGGGCTGGAGCCAAGCCGAGCCGGGCTGGTACGTCTCTGCCCAGCAGCCAGAGGAGGCGGTGGCTGCTGAAGAGTGGAGCCCGTTGCTAAGCAACGTAAGTGGTCTTCTCTGGCAGCGCGGGGCTAATTGCGCTGTGGCATCTCCAGCGCTTGCAAGAAGAGTCCTAGACGAGAGAGGACGGATCCTGGGGTGGGGCCCGAACCACTGACCCCAGGCGAGTTTGAAATGTGGCAGCAGCTTGTTGCGCTCAAAGAGTAGGGCTTGGGACATCGACTggatgagacagggttttgtgaCTCACCGCTGTTTTGTATCTTTTGTGGCCTCTTAAATTTCCTCCATCTAGTCTTGTGAGGTCTTGGCAAGAACATCACAAGATGTTTCTTTTCTGGATTTAATCATGGGACGAAGAGAAAGGTGAGCTATAGGCAACCTAATGCACAAGTCCCTGTAAGTGAAGACGAAGAGGTGCTCTGGTAATGTGCACATAGCTTATCCTTAATCTAAAAACCAGCGTTGTGGGCTGTGTGCGCCCCGGGGGCCCCTGTCACACTTTGGTGCTGAAGGTCcagcccagggccttgagcatacTAGAAAAGTTCCCTAACACAGAACTACTTTCCAGTCCTGGCA
This window of the Acomys russatus chromosome 1, mAcoRus1.1, whole genome shotgun sequence genome carries:
- the Trmt5 gene encoding tRNA (guanine(37)-N1)-methyltransferase, translated to WYFLNIFPRILWKPFGFSRRLLQVEWCPPNKSVSLFALTRKTSVPRLREASSIFLWCQRQGFSTMPEIEASVRDTELFSPPSDVRGMTKLDRAAFKKTVSIPVLKVRKEVVSRLMRALKRVALQRPGIKRVIEDPEDEDSRLIMLDPYRMLTVDSFEKAELSVLKELGVNPQLSEYNLELTYENFKSEEILRAVLPEGQDVTSGFSRVGHIAHMNLRDHQLPFKHLIGQVMIDKNPGITSAVNKTSNIDNTYRNFQMEVLSGEEDMLTKVRENNYTYEFDFSKVYWNPRLSTEHSRITELLSPGDVLFDVFAGVGPFAIPAARKNCTVFANDLNPESHKWLLHNCKLNKVDQKVKVFNMDGKDFLQGPVREELMLRLGPSTEAKPSVHIVMNLPAKAIEFLSVFRSLLDGQPCSSECLPTVHCYCFSKEADPASDVCQRAGAVLGISMEARSSVHLVRNVAPNKEMLCITFQIPAAALYERKTLSLVTENYEEPSPKRPRTGASLSEEPQIAPDS